Within Actinoplanes sp. L3-i22, the genomic segment CCTCGGGGGCCAGCTCGATCGCCTTGTGCGCGGCGGCGAGCGCCGGTTCCACCTGGTCGAGCGAGAGCCGGATGCGGGCCATCAGGATCCAGCCGGCCGGCGACTGCGGGTTGCCGGCCAGCATCGGTTCGAGCATCCCGGCGGCCTCGGCCGGCTGCATGTTCTCGAAGAGGGCGGCGGCCCGGGCGACGGCCATGTCGGCCGGGTCCGCGAACGCGCGTTCGGCCACGCCCGGGTAGGGGGCAGCGGCCGTGGGCGGGGGAAAAGCGGCGGTTGGGGCCAGGTCAGTCATCGGGCCGCTCCGGGTAGCCAGGGGACAGGGCGCTCAAGGCTCACTTCGGCACGCGACCGGGATTTATTAGCGCTTCAGAGCCGCGGAACCATCGAGGTCAGGATGCGGACCGCGAACCCGGCCAGGCTCGCGGCGCCGAGCAGCCCGGGCAACCACCCGGCCGGCGCCACGGTGGCGACCAGGAGCATGGCGAGGGTCAGGGCCGCGGCGATGCTCGCGGTCCGCTGCCGGGCCAAGACCTCCTTGAGGTACGACCGGAGCACCCGATCCAATCGTGCCAGGAAGTACCCCGCGTATCCGGCCGGAGCCAGGAACGCGGTCGCGGCCAGCACCCGCGCCCACGCCGTCGAGTCGTCCGACACCCGCCAGCCCAGGTAGGCGAAGACCACCATGATGATCGCGGTGTAGACCAGGAACTGCCGCAGCGCCGCGTCCAGCAGATGCCGGCTGGCCTCCTGCCGGGGGTCCGCCCGCAGCGCCGCGACCAGCCCGGTCACGCCCCGGGCCAGCCGGGTCAGCGCGAACGGGTTGCGGTGCGCCACGTCGAACGCGGCCAGCTCGTGCCGGGCGATCGCGTTGTCCGGCGCCAGCCGCAGCGCGTCCCGCAGCGCCTCCCGAGCGCGTTGCGGCAGGTTCAGCTGCTTCATCACCATCGCGTAGGTGATCCGGAAGTCGGCCTCCTCCGGGTCGAGCCGGACCGCCTCGCGGGCCGCGTGTTCCGCGTCCACCGGCCGGTTGCCCGCCTCCAGCAGCGCCCACGCGAGCCGATTGTGCCGGTACGGATTCTCCGCCTGCCGGGCCACCGCGGCCTGCGCCGTGGCGATCGCCTCGTCGTGCCGCCCGAGCGCGGTCAGCGCCCGGCTCAGCGCGGTGAGCGCCTCGGCCGACCCGGGCGCGTGCTGCACGGCCCGGGTCGCCACCTCGTACGCCAGCTCCGGTTTCTCCAGCGCGAGCTGCGCGTGGGTCATCAGCACCAGCGCGGTCACGTGGTCCGGCTCGGCGGCCAGCACCGGCCCGAGCAGCTCGGCGGCCGCGCCGGGATCGCCGCGCTGCAGTTGCACGCGGGCCATCGCGATCGGCTGGGTCGCTGACTGGGTCACGGGCGCGCCTCGACGGTCGCGTAGGCGCGGACCGGGAAGCTGCCGAAGCCGACGATCCGCGGCGGCACGGCGGTGAACCGCGCCCCGGTGTCCGGCACCGCCACCAGGTTGGTGAGGTGCTCGACGATCGGGATGCCGGCGGCCAGCAGCAGGCTGTGCGCCGGCCGCTCGCCGCGGGCCCGCGCCGAGATGTCGTCGATGTTCACCGCGTCGATGCCGACCAGCGTCGCGCCCCGGTCCACCAGGTCCTGCGCGCCCTCCCGGGTCAGGTAGGGCGCGTTCACCGGATAGTCCTTCGTGGCCCAGTGCTGGTCGCCGCCGGTGTGCAGCAGCACCGCGTGCCCGGTCACGTCCACACCGGCCAGTGTGTCAGCGGTGACCCCGCGCGGGCCGCCGATCGCCCGGACCACCACGGCCGGC encodes:
- a CDS encoding cyclase family protein: MPRYRFVELSHVIRDGLITYPGLPAPRIGQHLTRAESRDRYAPGTEFAIDRITMIGNTGTYVDSPFHRYPDGADLAALPLDRLAELPAVVVRAIGGPRGVTADTLAGVDVTGHAVLLHTGGDQHWATKDYPVNAPYLTREGAQDLVDRGATLVGIDAVNIDDISARARGERPAHSLLLAAGIPIVEHLTNLVAVPDTGARFTAVPPRIVGFGSFPVRAYATVEARP
- a CDS encoding tetratricopeptide repeat protein, whose protein sequence is MTQSATQPIAMARVQLQRGDPGAAAELLGPVLAAEPDHVTALVLMTHAQLALEKPELAYEVATRAVQHAPGSAEALTALSRALTALGRHDEAIATAQAAVARQAENPYRHNRLAWALLEAGNRPVDAEHAAREAVRLDPEEADFRITYAMVMKQLNLPQRAREALRDALRLAPDNAIARHELAAFDVAHRNPFALTRLARGVTGLVAALRADPRQEASRHLLDAALRQFLVYTAIIMVVFAYLGWRVSDDSTAWARVLAATAFLAPAGYAGYFLARLDRVLRSYLKEVLARQRTASIAAALTLAMLLVATVAPAGWLPGLLGAASLAGFAVRILTSMVPRL